TGGCCTTCTTAATCGCATCTGGCACTTCCTTAGCCTTGCCTAAGCCAAAGCCCACAAGACCATTTTTATTGCCCACAACCACTAAGGCATTAAAACGGAAACGCCGCCCGCCTTTCACTACTTTAGTAACGCGCCCAATATTCACCACAACTTCTGAAAACTCTTCTCTATTAATCTCCATGCCCATCCTTAAAGCGCAATCTCTTGTTCGCGTAAAGTCTCTGCAAAAGCAGCCACGACTCCATGGTATAAGTATCCATTGCGATCGTAGACCACCTTAGTGATTCCCTTCTGCTTAAGACTTTCTGCAAAGATCAGCGCAAGCTTTTTGCTATCTTCTACATTTTTCCCCAGCCCTAGTTTTTTGCCATCCACATGCGCCAAAGTCGCGTGTGCGTTATCATCAATGGCTTGGGCATAGAGATGTTTATTGGATCTAAAAATACTCACACGGGGACGCTCCTGCGTGCCAAAAACCTTAGATCGCACACGCATTTTGCGCTTAACTCTTTGGAGTTTCTTTTTTGCTAAAACACTAGCTGTCATGTTCGTTCCTTATTTTTTAGCGGTTTTGCCAGCTTTGCGTAAAATAATTTCATCGCTGTATTTAATGCCCTTGCCTTTGTAGGGTTCTGGGGGGCGATAAGCACGAATATCTGCAGCAAGTTGGCCAATTTGTTGCTTATCACTCCCTTTGAGAGTGATGGTGTTTTTATCCACAACCACCTCCACACCTTCAGGGATGGGATGTTTTACCGGATGGCTAAACCCCAAACTGAGTTCCAAAACCTTATGACCTAGAGCCGCTTTGTAGCCTACTCCATTGATTTCTAAGACTTTGCTAAAGCCTTTATCCAAACCTACGACAATATTATGCGCTAAGGCATTATAAGTTCCCCAAAACGCGCGACTCTGCGCCCCCTCACCAACAGGCTCAAAGCGTAGAGAATCTCCCTCCAACACGATGTTAACACGCCCACGCGTCTCCAAAACTTGGCTTGTCTTGCTATTTTTAAAATGCAAGTTAGTGCCTTCAACATTCACCTGCACCCCACTAGGGATTTTAATCACTCTTTTACCAATTCTTGACATGCCACACTCCTACCAAATGCTACAAAGCACCTCGCCGCCTACATTTTGCTTGTAAGCTTCTTCATTAGTGATCACGCCCTTGGAGGTGCTGACCACAATCACCCCATACCCGTTT
This portion of the Helicobacter felis ATCC 49179 genome encodes:
- the rplF gene encoding 50S ribosomal protein L6, which codes for MSRIGKRVIKIPSGVQVNVEGTNLHFKNSKTSQVLETRGRVNIVLEGDSLRFEPVGEGAQSRAFWGTYNALAHNIVVGLDKGFSKVLEINGVGYKAALGHKVLELSLGFSHPVKHPIPEGVEVVVDKNTITLKGSDKQQIGQLAADIRAYRPPEPYKGKGIKYSDEIILRKAGKTAKK
- the rplR gene encoding 50S ribosomal protein L18, translating into MTASVLAKKKLQRVKRKMRVRSKVFGTQERPRVSIFRSNKHLYAQAIDDNAHATLAHVDGKKLGLGKNVEDSKKLALIFAESLKQKGITKVVYDRNGYLYHGVVAAFAETLREQEIAL